The Corylus avellana chromosome ca11, CavTom2PMs-1.0 genome contains the following window.
ttttagaagaaaagTTTGTAGATATAACATTTTCCGTTTCCATTagtctataatttttttaataagggttaATGAACACTGTCACATtagcccaataaaataaaagtaagataTGAGTGTAATATGTAATATTACTTATTTAATTTTGCAATGCAATTCAtcctcctttattttatttttaattagttcgTAGAGCACAAACAAAAGCTATTGAGTTGTTCCACTAAGATTTGGTCAACATTTAATTTCACtctctttcttaaaaaaaaatttcaaattaaatttaaatggttaaaaaataaaataaaataaaataaatggaaaaataaaaactaatgctATAAGCACTTAAGCTTATtactgtcaatttttgacacgagcTGTGAACTTGATAcgaacccaacacgaaattaaagggTCAGGGTTAAAGAgtatgacccgtttaattaaataggtcgtGTTAGGATTgtcctatataattttatacacatgCTTCGACACGACCCGAAACTAACACGCGACATAATAAGatgcaatttttgacataatccATGAACCTAATACAAAGTTAGAGAGTTAGGGTTAAAgggtttgacccatttaattaaattgatcagattatgattgacatatatagtcttatgcACATGACTCGAACCTAACACACAGAACGCGAATTGTTAGCTCTACTCTACTCTCAACTACAACTTGAATCAAATGGTCGGTACTTTGCCCATTCCAAGGAATCAAAACGCAAAACTTTCACATATTGAATCGTGTAACAAGTTTCTTCATTAAACTCAAAGAAAGTAGAGACCAATGCACAAACTTATGAAGGAAAGATCCACAAACTCAGAAATCCAGAGAGAAAACAGCTGCAATTTGGAAATCCACGCAAATAAACCACTATTGTCGATGCTTGTGGCCTAAAAATGCCATTATTGGTGCACTATAATAGTCTATAGacatcatatataatataatatatcaCATAAACAAGCCTCAAAAGCAATACAAATTTTGTTGCCTCCTCTGatgaaataaaaacacaaaattcaaGTGGGTTTCATATCATGAAAGAGTGTAGCCCACAGTGAATGATCATCATAATCAACATCCTCCTTTTCCTGGCTATAATGGCTGTAAATCACTGGAGGGGCTGCAACTTTCCCCCCCTCCAGAGATCCTGCTGTCCCTGGAATCCTCCCTGTCACCATCAACCTCTCCTGCAGCCTTGGGCTCTTTGTTGTTGTCACCATCAATCTTTCTGGGGCCCATCCATCCATGGGCCCAGCTAACTTTGGGCTCCTTGATGTATACTGAGGTCCTGACAATCGTGGGCTTCTAGCTGTGTACATAGGCCCAGCTAATCTTTCATGCAGCTTCCCATCCAGAGGCCCAGACAATTTCAAGCTCCTTGTATTCACCATAACCTTCTCCCTCACCCTCCCATCAAGAGGTCCTGAGAGAGTTATGCTCCTCTTCTTGAACACCGGCAGCCTCTCCTCCTTGCCCTCCTCGCTCTTGTACCGCCTCAGCAACGCTCCTCTCGGCAACGGCTGTGGAGGGGCCGCCTTGAACGACATGTCGTCGCGGTAAACCCACTTGCCAATGTACTTGTTGAAGCACTTCTTGGTTTTGTTGATTGCCAGGATGAGGCTGGAGAGGTTTCCTGGCCCTCCTCCCTCCTTCCTGGCGAGCTTGAGAATCTCTAGCCGGTGTTTGGCCACGGAGATTCCCATGCTCTGAAGAAATTCGTGGTTGAAGTAGTTTATGTCCTCCTGCTGGAGCTCGTTGCGAGCCAAAGCAAGGCCATATTCGTAGACAAGTGAAGGCTCCAGGGCAGTCTTGGATAGCCAGGAGAACCAGTCCATgggtggtgatgatgatgatgatggtggtgacATGCGAGGAGCTAATGGGCATgaatatgtgtgtatatatatatataaagagagagagagagagagagatagataaGGAGGTGAAGATCTGATCAAGTAAATGTGGTGGTTAAGTTTCTGATTGCTCTTGACGCCCTATCGTCTCTTTCTTTTATGGAATTTGGATGGTAGTTGGGACTTGAAAGcgacaagtaaaattgtttaattGAATAAGTCGAATTAGGGTTGACCTACATATTCAGTCTTATACTTATACATCGACACAACCTGAACCTAACACGCATGCAACAATATTTGTAGTTAACAATTTAGGGTTGAGGAGTTTTGctcctttaattaaattgatcatgtTAGAATTGACCTTCATACTCTTATCTCTTATTCTATGAAGGAATTTataaacataaagaaaattaaagtgaATAAATACAAAGCATTACAGGATTTAGTATATGACCTACGTTCTCGGGATTAAGTCTTAAATAGTTAGACGTTATAATTTTACTCttatttgttaatgattttgatAATGCCAATGTAATATATAAATAGGATATAAATAAAGTAATCAAATTACACCATCacaaaaatatagaaatatatTGTAACAAAAATGTTCAACAAAGACGTCCCTGTGGGCTAAATTGGGACAAAAATTTGATACAAATTGGTTTGTACTTAATTCATACAAATCAatctaataaaatgacatatgtcccttaacatgtgagaagcatatgttttttaataactaaGGGATACATTTCGCTTTATTAgattaatttgtattttctgtCTGCTAAATTGTGCTTCTTCTACTATAACTGTAGTTGGTGTAGCTGCTAGGTTAGGCACTTCACTATCAAAAATCGTGGTAGTTGCCTCAATTATATAACAAGGCCCAATGCTTCATACATGATCAAAATCAAGCTACGGTCATATTCAATATAAGGAGAGTTAGGAGAACCTTATAAATACTTATAAATACAGACACTTGTACTAATtaatacacaaaaaaatataaaagataaattcaatTGTAGCCTAGGAACCTCCTTAAACTTCCACGTGTTTTGAAAGTGTTCccagaagttaaaaaaaactcttaattaaggatATCGATAATTGAGTGTTATTAAACTTTGGAGGTAGTGTCAAAACGAGtggaagtttaaaaaaaaaaaaaaaaaaaaaaaattgggttataAGAAAAATGGtcaaatcaaatggaaaaagaTAGATGGCAGCATCAAGAAGATTTAGTATCAAACCTAATGTTTTAATTGACAAATAAATAAGTCCAAAATCTACTTTGGAGTGAGATAGTGGGCAGGTAAATCCTTTAGTAAGGCTTTAAAAGTCCAAGGGCCAAACAAAAAAGTAGTTAAATTCAATAAGGAGTACACAGGGGAGGGGCAAAATCAACAACCGACTACCAAATTTTGTCGATGGAAGTCAAAATGGGACACCATTAAGGGGCCCCTGCTGCCATGAAGCCCTACTGAATGGTGTTCTACCTGCTCCATATAATAATGGTGGTTTCTGGAAGggagaaaagggaaaaatgataTAACAATTGATGATCTCTAGTGCTGCATTTCTTCCCTTTTGTGGGGATTAATGGGTGTCCTTTAGTTGGCAGCCCAAATGAATGCACAACATTACTTCACAGCCAACGTTTCAGATGTTAATTCGTTGTTTTGATTGCTAGACGTGAGAGAGTTTTTATGGGGTTCATATGCTTTAACAAGATACCTACTTGAATAAGTTGTTCCCATTAGAAATCTCTCACATTTACTAGCAATATAGATAGCTAAAATATTGATGAGAATCTTTATCCCGTGAGTAAAAGGTGAGAAAAgataaccccaaggggttggcttggTGGTTAGGGAGTAAAGCCTGGGGCTCTGAGTTTGCTCCTCAGTGGTCTCAGGTTCGAAACCCACCAGGTGCTACCTCccccttggggccacacccctcTGGTGAATAGCCAGTGACTTACCCTgttccgtgtagggaaacttccgatggtgcggtgcacggggccggggtttactctgcaggggtgggtccgaagggccctgc
Protein-coding sequences here:
- the LOC132166240 gene encoding uncharacterized protein LOC132166240; the protein is MSPPSSSSSPPMDWFSWLSKTALEPSLVYEYGLALARNELQQEDINYFNHEFLQSMGISVAKHRLEILKLARKEGGGPGNLSSLILAINKTKKCFNKYIGKWVYRDDMSFKAAPPQPLPRGALLRRYKSEEGKEERLPVFKKRSITLSGPLDGRVREKVMVNTRSLKLSGPLDGKLHERLAGPMYTARSPRLSGPQYTSRSPKLAGPMDGWAPERLMVTTTKSPRLQERLMVTGRIPGTAGSLEGGKVAAPPVIYSHYSQEKEDVDYDDHSLWATLFHDMKPT